The following proteins come from a genomic window of Candidatus Thorarchaeota archaeon:
- the hisI gene encoding phosphoribosyl-AMP cyclohydrolase has translation MIRIEIKDLDFGKGNGLIPVVVQNNENGDVLTLAYVNRKALEKTLETGYAHYYRRSHDRVMKKGITSGNVQEIVKILGDCDNDSIIYVVNQTGVACHLGQESCFHKEIEI, from the coding sequence ATGATTAGAATTGAAATAAAAGACTTGGATTTTGGAAAAGGCAATGGTTTGATTCCTGTTGTAGTTCAGAATAATGAAAACGGCGACGTTCTTACCCTAGCATACGTCAACAGAAAGGCATTGGAGAAGACCTTAGAAACGGGATATGCGCACTACTATCGCAGATCTCACGATCGAGTGATGAAAAAGGGCATAACTTCAGGAAACGTACAGGAAATCGTGAAGATTCTCGGTGACTGTGACAACGATTCTATTATCTATGTTGTAAATCAGACTGGAGTAGCCTGCCACCTTGGCCAAGAATCGTGTTTCCACAAGGAGATTGAGATTTAA
- a CDS encoding ribonuclease Z, whose protein sequence is MFEIVFLGTGGSMPTEGRNLPAVAVRFKGWIFLIDAGEDVQRQFQKANLGLNKDMAVFISHMHADHILGLPGLLLRFSLLGRIKPLAIYGPPPLIQYVKSCQETIHLDTPFETTVYGIEEGPLLDVDDLSIRAFEVDHRGFALGYSLTYQRPTGPFIPETARDLGIPEGPLWGKLSSGEAIELEDGRVIEPHEVTGPKPPPIKIVYSGDTRYCDTLVEAAQNADVLISEAMYSSEHADLAEPRGHMTATEAAQLATEADIDLLVLTHYSPRYEDNGQIADDARNVFSNSIVAEDMMRIKMDTEGNQQIIRP, encoded by the coding sequence ATGTTTGAAATAGTGTTTCTTGGAACCGGTGGATCCATGCCTACTGAAGGCCGGAACCTCCCTGCTGTTGCTGTGAGATTCAAGGGGTGGATTTTCCTCATTGACGCAGGTGAAGACGTTCAGCGGCAATTTCAGAAGGCGAACTTGGGTCTCAACAAGGATATGGCTGTATTCATAAGCCATATGCATGCTGATCACATTCTTGGTCTACCAGGACTTCTACTCAGATTTTCTCTGCTTGGCAGAATCAAACCACTTGCGATATACGGCCCTCCACCATTGATTCAATATGTGAAGTCATGTCAAGAAACCATTCATCTGGACACACCCTTTGAAACAACAGTGTATGGAATAGAAGAAGGTCCGCTTCTTGATGTTGACGATTTGTCTATAAGAGCCTTCGAGGTAGACCATCGCGGATTTGCTTTGGGATATTCACTCACCTATCAGAGGCCAACAGGTCCATTCATTCCTGAAACTGCAAGGGACTTAGGAATCCCTGAAGGCCCCTTATGGGGTAAGCTGTCTTCTGGCGAGGCTATTGAACTGGAAGACGGCCGAGTTATTGAACCGCATGAGGTTACAGGTCCAAAACCCCCTCCTATCAAAATCGTCTATTCGGGTGATACGCGATATTGCGACACACTTGTAGAAGCGGCTCAAAATGCTGATGTACTGATTTCTGAAGCTATGTATTCCTCTGAGCACGCAGACCTAGCCGAGCCTCGCGGTCACATGACTGCTACAGAAGCAGCACAGCTAGCAACGGAAGCAGATATCGATCTATTGGTGTTGACTCATTACAGCCCACGCTATGAAGATAATGGACAAATCGCAGATGATGCTAGGAATGTATTCTCCAACTCGATTGTTGCAGAGGACATGATGCGAATCAAAATGGATACTGAAGGCAATCAGCAGATTATTCGTCCATAA
- a CDS encoding 1-(5-phosphoribosyl)-5-[(5-phosphoribosylamino)methylideneamino] imidazole-4-carboxamide isomerase, with the protein MMEVIPAVDLMDGKVVRLQKGKASKQCNYSHWGTPIEAAARWADNGAETVHIIDLDAATGRGHNRDIIKEIIEEIDCKFQIGGGIRSRDIASELLQNDNCRIMLGSMIIGNLDEATVLLREYGPDSIVAALDYQQECVCIDGWRVETDTTVLEAMDYLSKIGFEWFLLTAIDRDGTLEGPDIAELATFCSQDDVNIMAAGGVSSVKDLSSLSRIGANAVVVGKALYEKRFSLQEAISAQEVQ; encoded by the coding sequence ATGATGGAAGTCATTCCTGCAGTTGACTTGATGGACGGAAAGGTTGTAAGATTGCAGAAAGGTAAGGCCAGCAAGCAGTGTAACTATTCTCATTGGGGCACACCGATAGAAGCAGCGGCTAGATGGGCTGATAACGGTGCTGAGACTGTACACATAATCGACTTGGACGCTGCAACGGGAAGGGGGCACAACCGAGACATAATCAAAGAAATCATCGAAGAAATTGACTGCAAATTTCAAATTGGGGGAGGCATAAGATCTCGAGATATTGCCTCAGAACTACTACAGAATGACAACTGTCGAATCATGTTGGGTTCTATGATAATCGGAAACTTGGATGAAGCGACAGTTTTGTTGAGAGAATATGGTCCGGACAGTATAGTAGCAGCTTTAGACTATCAGCAAGAATGTGTCTGCATTGATGGATGGAGAGTAGAAACGGATACAACTGTTCTTGAGGCCATGGACTATCTCTCAAAAATCGGTTTCGAATGGTTCCTTCTCACTGCAATAGACAGAGATGGCACTCTTGAGGGGCCAGATATTGCAGAACTTGCTACCTTTTGTTCACAAGATGATGTCAATATCATGGCAGCTGGTGGTGTATCTTCTGTGAAGGACCTTTCGTCGCTTTCTCGCATAGGCGCAAATGCAGTAGTTGTAGGAAAAGCATTGTACGAAAAACGGTTTTCACTCCAAGAGGCGATAAGTGCTCAGGAGGTTCAGTAA
- a CDS encoding NAD(P)/FAD-dependent oxidoreductase, translating to MYDLVVVGSGPAGSTCARKASLAGLDTAIVEKEEHPREKICGGAIGPRVKRELGFSIDAIAERKFYSASICGPEGVNAELNLQKGTGYIVRRSRFDSYLLERAREAGTDVFEDSKTVACEQLRSGVRVLCEGDSFKARLIAGADGFESVVARSMKIRDCWQPDEVAIGFATNVPLEEAIIEDASYKDSNGQLGLEIYLGAINWGYGWLFPRRDEVNIGLGCRSDKADNLRAEWEAFLQKLKRSKRAALEKSNYEGFRLPFYTRSAKLVSRRTMLLGDAAGLASPITGEGIYYAIRSGTIAAEVAKETVDMKQAAHVISYENRISEELGKELEVQRFIAKTLFQSGERISRLIRLLSEDKVLRGYAKQIVLGKSSEYLKRKIIQRMITMHPLEAIRFSI from the coding sequence GTGTACGATTTGGTTGTAGTTGGTAGTGGTCCTGCGGGAAGCACTTGTGCCAGAAAGGCATCTCTTGCAGGGTTAGATACTGCAATCGTGGAGAAAGAAGAACACCCACGTGAGAAAATCTGTGGTGGAGCAATTGGTCCACGTGTAAAACGAGAACTAGGCTTCTCCATTGATGCGATAGCAGAAAGGAAGTTCTACTCTGCAAGCATCTGTGGACCTGAAGGGGTTAATGCTGAGCTGAATCTACAGAAAGGGACTGGATATATAGTAAGACGTTCCCGCTTTGATTCCTACCTATTGGAAAGGGCTAGAGAAGCAGGTACAGATGTTTTCGAAGATTCCAAAACGGTGGCTTGCGAACAACTTCGAAGCGGCGTTCGGGTTCTATGTGAAGGTGATTCTTTCAAGGCAAGGCTAATCGCAGGTGCAGACGGCTTTGAAAGCGTGGTTGCCAGAAGCATGAAAATACGAGATTGCTGGCAACCAGATGAAGTTGCTATAGGATTTGCTACCAATGTCCCTCTAGAGGAAGCGATTATTGAAGACGCTAGCTATAAAGATTCAAACGGTCAGCTAGGCCTTGAGATTTATCTCGGAGCCATCAACTGGGGATATGGCTGGCTTTTCCCAAGGCGAGATGAAGTCAATATTGGCCTTGGGTGCAGGTCAGATAAAGCTGACAATCTTAGAGCAGAATGGGAAGCCTTCCTTCAAAAATTGAAGAGAAGCAAGAGGGCTGCCCTAGAAAAATCAAATTATGAAGGATTCAGGCTGCCATTTTATACTAGAAGCGCAAAACTGGTCAGCCGAAGGACTATGCTTCTGGGCGACGCAGCGGGATTGGCATCACCGATAACAGGTGAGGGTATCTATTATGCCATACGCTCAGGCACAATTGCGGCCGAAGTGGCCAAAGAGACTGTTGACATGAAACAGGCCGCACATGTCATATCATATGAAAACAGAATATCGGAAGAGCTAGGAAAAGAACTCGAAGTTCAAAGATTCATAGCAAAAACCTTGTTCCAATCTGGCGAGCGTATCTCGCGGCTAATCAGACTCCTCTCTGAGGATAAAGTCCTGCGCGGCTATGCAAAACAAATCGTATTAGGGAAGAGCAGCGAATACTTGAAACGCAAAATCATACAAAGAATGATAACAATGCACCCCTTGGAAGCAATTCGTTTCAGCATCTGA
- a CDS encoding AsnC family protein — MESKLTPNARAFLDTVEYFQTSDEIATVEDEHQRLYEIVENFRGNLHEAVIQRLKEILRPAGVEIVTENDLWSIVIELVKVNASILRKPELQTLSLAVEKPGVSMKRMSEEIANLSYNQVRRAMSRLERNGIYTVRGLLNASSLGLRRYLVVLDSPNLIPSGPYFHKFLFSTTVQKVYVLATFPEEKEADFLNMVRSLRTDARSVTAYSLSRGSLHFSPAYYSDEKRSWEIEPLHFGMLLRQGGEELVFGRSTRNPDETEITLANSEPKILRILQHSYNMPVSQISSKTGLSETTVVETRLRLFKDRIVLPRPRLRIPTLQEMLLFHMSDAAGDLLATSRYLPLTYTSKIENLETSEPRILLLAYCKGGLTREMKDLALRATSLVDNVVVHRVQCGISDCIPVETMYDAKKGEWIWNSALFDAVGYNTLKRSASRDDIPLDLSW; from the coding sequence TTGGAATCTAAACTTACGCCCAATGCCCGAGCATTTCTCGATACAGTTGAGTATTTCCAAACTTCTGATGAAATCGCCACCGTGGAAGATGAACATCAACGTCTTTACGAAATAGTTGAAAACTTCAGAGGCAATCTTCACGAAGCAGTAATCCAACGGCTCAAAGAAATACTGAGACCTGCCGGTGTGGAAATCGTCACCGAGAACGACCTTTGGTCTATTGTTATTGAGCTTGTGAAAGTGAATGCATCAATCCTACGGAAACCTGAATTGCAAACCCTTTCGCTAGCAGTGGAGAAACCAGGGGTATCTATGAAACGGATGAGTGAGGAAATTGCAAATCTAAGCTATAACCAAGTCCGACGAGCGATGTCCAGGCTAGAGAGGAATGGCATATATACTGTACGTGGTCTCCTGAACGCTTCTAGCCTGGGATTACGGCGGTATCTCGTGGTTCTCGATTCCCCAAATCTAATCCCCTCGGGACCGTACTTCCACAAGTTCCTGTTCTCTACAACGGTTCAGAAAGTGTATGTTTTAGCAACCTTCCCTGAAGAAAAGGAGGCTGATTTTCTCAATATGGTGCGATCACTCCGCACAGATGCAAGAAGTGTAACAGCCTACTCACTATCAAGAGGGTCTCTTCACTTCAGTCCAGCCTACTACTCGGACGAAAAACGATCCTGGGAAATCGAACCATTACATTTCGGAATGTTGCTTCGGCAAGGTGGTGAAGAGTTAGTATTTGGTCGTTCAACACGAAATCCTGATGAAACTGAAATCACTCTGGCGAATTCTGAACCGAAGATTCTTCGTATTCTCCAGCACTCCTACAATATGCCTGTTTCACAGATTTCGTCTAAGACTGGTCTTTCAGAAACTACAGTTGTGGAAACGCGACTGCGTTTATTTAAGGACCGTATTGTGCTCCCTCGTCCACGGTTACGAATTCCAACATTACAGGAAATGCTTCTCTTTCATATGTCGGATGCAGCCGGGGATCTGCTTGCTACCTCTCGTTATCTACCCTTAACCTACACCTCAAAAATTGAGAATCTGGAGACCTCAGAACCGAGAATATTACTTCTAGCATATTGCAAAGGTGGCTTGACACGAGAAATGAAAGACTTAGCATTACGTGCTACTTCGCTCGTTGATAACGTCGTGGTTCATAGAGTTCAATGTGGAATATCGGACTGCATTCCTGTTGAGACCATGTATGATGCCAAGAAGGGTGAATGGATTTGGAACAGCGCGTTGTTTGACGCTGTAGGTTATAACACCCTGAAACGAAGTGCGTCACGGGACGATATTCCTCTCGACTTGTCTTGGTAA
- the hisH gene encoding imidazole glycerol phosphate synthase subunit HisH, whose protein sequence is MIAIIDYGAGNLYSIRNALVRQAADVKICNEPKRIGNAKGLVIPGVGSFSVAAERIKRFSPIIKRHLESSKPVLGICLGLQLVFEFSEEGDKEGLGIIPGKIRRFPGAVRVPHMGWNQIKIVTDSPILDGLDGNSWFYFAHSYFAESNADSIILAETEHGVRFPSIIEHGTFFGTQFHPEKSGSDGRKILSNFLGIVEE, encoded by the coding sequence ATTATCGCTATCATCGATTATGGCGCAGGCAACTTGTATAGCATAAGGAATGCGCTTGTGCGTCAAGCGGCCGACGTAAAAATCTGCAATGAACCTAAGAGAATAGGTAATGCAAAAGGACTTGTGATTCCAGGTGTTGGAAGTTTCTCAGTGGCAGCTGAACGAATCAAGCGATTCAGTCCGATCATCAAGAGGCATCTAGAATCTTCAAAGCCAGTACTTGGAATCTGTCTCGGTCTGCAATTGGTCTTCGAATTCAGTGAGGAAGGTGACAAAGAAGGCCTTGGTATCATTCCAGGAAAAATTCGCAGATTTCCAGGAGCAGTACGAGTGCCACATATGGGATGGAATCAAATCAAGATTGTAACTGACAGCCCTATCTTGGATGGGCTAGATGGAAACTCATGGTTTTACTTTGCACACTCCTACTTCGCCGAGTCAAATGCCGACTCAATAATATTAGCCGAAACAGAACACGGGGTGCGATTTCCATCTATTATAGAACATGGCACCTTTTTCGGCACTCAATTTCATCCGGAAAAATCAGGATCTGATGGCAGAAAAATCCTGTCCAATTTTCTTGGTATTGTGGAGGAATGA
- the hisF gene encoding imidazole glycerol phosphate synthase subunit HisF — MTLAKRIIPCLDVDHGRVVKGVNFVDLRDAGDPVELAKRYRDNGADELVFLDITASVESRQILGETVTAVAAEIDIPFTVGGGLRTLDDIRSILKKGADKVTLNTAAVKNPNLIEAAAQVFGSQCIVVAIDAKRLTPENRDVESKQPPAAEVYIRGGREATGMNSIDWAKRVERLGAGEVLLTSMDRDGTKNGYDIELTKAIVDSVGIPVIASGGAGKPAHFLAVLREGNADAALAASVFHFSSHPVPVIKQYLHENGMVIRI, encoded by the coding sequence ATGACTCTTGCAAAGAGGATAATACCCTGCTTGGACGTGGATCACGGAAGAGTTGTGAAAGGAGTCAATTTTGTTGATTTGAGAGACGCTGGAGACCCAGTGGAACTGGCTAAGAGGTATAGGGACAATGGAGCAGATGAACTCGTATTCCTCGACATAACCGCATCCGTAGAGTCCAGACAGATTCTTGGTGAAACGGTTACCGCGGTCGCAGCCGAGATTGATATCCCATTCACAGTTGGAGGGGGTTTAAGGACTCTTGACGATATCAGATCCATTCTGAAAAAGGGAGCAGATAAAGTTACACTCAATACGGCCGCTGTGAAGAATCCGAATCTTATTGAAGCAGCAGCGCAAGTTTTCGGGTCACAGTGCATCGTAGTTGCAATTGATGCCAAGCGGCTCACACCGGAGAATAGAGATGTAGAAAGTAAACAACCGCCAGCAGCCGAGGTTTACATTCGTGGTGGACGAGAAGCAACCGGCATGAACAGTATTGATTGGGCAAAAAGAGTCGAGCGCTTAGGTGCAGGAGAGGTTCTACTCACCTCAATGGACAGAGACGGAACGAAGAACGGGTATGATATAGAGCTGACTAAAGCAATCGTCGATTCAGTAGGAATACCAGTGATTGCCAGTGGCGGAGCAGGAAAACCCGCTCATTTTCTTGCAGTTCTTAGGGAAGGCAATGCAGATGCGGCTCTGGCTGCATCAGTATTTCATTTCAGCTCACATCCAGTTCCTGTCATCAAGCAGTATTTGCATGAAAACGGAATGGTGATACGAATATGA